AGCTGGTTGTTGAGGTGCGCGAAGAGCAGTGAGTCCGCGCGGTACAGCGCACGCCATGCCGCCAGTTGGTCCTCGGTCGCCGCCACGCCGCTGAGTCTACGAACGAACTGTTGACGCGTGAACGATCGGCTCCCTACTCTTCACCCGTGAATAATTCACACGTGAACTATTACGCCGACGTGCTCTGCCCCTGGTGCTACATCGGCCACCGCCGGTTACGGGCCGCGACGGCCGGCCGGCCGGGTAGCGTCCACCGCCGTGCGTTCGAACTCGCGCCGGCGCTGAGCCGGGAGCCCGGCACGACCGCCGCGGAGCAGATGGCCGACGCGTCCTGGTGGGGCCGCAACGCCGAGGCGCGGATCGCCGAGATCCGCGCCACAGGCGCTTCCGAAGGCGTGGAGCTCAACCTGCACCTGGCCCGGCCGGTCAACTCCTTCGACGCCCACCGCCTGGTCAAGCTCGCCGCGGCGCACGACCGCGACGACGAGGTGCTGGAGGCCGTGCTGTTCGGCTACCACACCGAAGGCCGGAACATCGCTGACCACGCGGTCCTCGAAGACATCGGCGTCGCAGCGGGTCTGGAGCGGCGAGACGTCCGCTCGACGCTGGCCGGCAGCGCGTTCGGTGCCGACGTGCGCGCCGACGAACGCGCCGCCCGCAGCAGCGGCGTCACCGGCGTGCCGTCGCTGGTGATCGACGGAGCACCGCCGGTCAGCGGGGTGCTGCCCGTCGACGCGCTGGCCGACCTGATCGCGTGAGGAGCACGATGGACATCGGAATCGGACTGCCCACCCACGCCCCCTGGGGCGACGGACGGCGGTTCGTGGAGTGGGCACGGCGCGCCGAGGCGCACGGCTTCGGCTCGGTGGCGGTGAGCGACCGTCTGCTGTGGTCGACGCCCGAGCCGCTCACCGTGCTCGCCGCCGTCGCGGGCGCCACAGATCGCATCCGCCTGCAGACCAGCGTGCTGCTCGCACCCCTACGGGCCAACCCGCTGCTGTTCGCCAAGTCGGTCCTGACCCTGGACCACCTCGCCGGCCCGGACCGGCTCCGGCTCGGGCTGGCGACCGGCTTCCGGGAGGACGACTTCACCGCGTCCGGCGTGCCCTACCGGACCCGTGGCGCGCGCTTCGACGACCTGCTCCTCCAGTTGGACGACGCCTTCAACGACCGCGCGGGGCTCGGCTTACCGCCCGCTACCACCGGTGGCCCGCCGCTGTTGTTCGGCGGTACGTCGGCGGCGGCGCTCCGCCGCACCGCGGCTAGGGGAGCGGGCTGGCTCGCCGGCACCGCGTCGGTCCAGGACCTGGACGAGTTCGTCCCGGCGCTACGGGCCGCCTGGGCGGCGGCGGGCCGCACCGGCGCGCCCCGGGTCGTGGCGTCCGCGATGTTCGCGCTCGGCCCCGACGCGAAGGCCGCGGTCGACCGCGCGATCGCCCCGTACTACGCGTTCGCGGGCGAGGACTGGGCCCGGGAGGGCGTCGAGACCGCGCTCACGTCGGCCGACCAGATCGCCGCGACCGTCGCGGAGTTCGCGAAGCACGGCTGCGACGAGCTCATCCTCACCGGCAACGACCCCGACCCGGACCAGGTCGACCTCCTCGCCGAGGCTCTACGGGGGCGGCTTCGACCAGGCTCGACGCACTGATCGCGGACGGCCGTCGCGGCGACGGCCTGACCGCGATCGCGGGGTCGGCTCAGGCCGGAGCGCCCGCCAACAGCTGCGGCCGGTTGTCGTTCTTGAGCCAGCGGTGCGAGCCGGGCTTGCGGGCTTCGTTGATCAGGTGTTTGACGCTGGACTCGCAGGCGAATTCCTTGAGCTTCGCGCCGGGACGGCCGCTGACGAAGAGCCGCATCGCGGTGTCGTCCCGGTGCGCGATCTGGTAGATACCGGCGCCGCGGCCGAAGCTGATGCACATGGCGGGAAAGAACACGCGGGCGGCCGTGGGCGGTGTACCGGCGAGCCGGCGGAGCACGGTGTCCGCGGCGTGTGCGCCCAGGCAACCGGCGGCGTAGGCGCTCATCCGGAACGGCAGGCCGGACGGTGCTGCCGAATCCCCGGCCGCGACGATGTGCTCGTCGTCGACGCTGGTCAGCGTCTCGTCGGTGACTAGGCGCCCGGCGTTATCGGTGCGCAATCCGCTGCGCGTGGCCAGGTCGGGCACGCCGAAGCCGGCGGTCCAGATGGTGACCGCGCTCGGCAATTCCCGGCCGTCCCGGAGGTGCACACTGTCCCGGGTGACCGCGGTGACCTTCGCGTCAGGACCGTCGACCACCGTGACCCCGAGCGCGGCGAACCGCCGGGACGCCGTGCGCCGGGCCCGCGGGTGCAGGTACGGGCCGAGCACTCCGCCGCTGACCAGCGTCACCCGTCGGCCCTGTTCTGCCAGCTCGGCGGCCGTCTCGAGGCCGGTCGGACCGGCTCCGATGACGGTCAGCGCGGCCGTCGCGGGGACGGCTTCGACAATCGACCGCAGCCGCTGTGCCGCCTCCAGTGTCGCGATCGGATGGGCGAACTCGTCCGCCCCGGGCACACGCGCCTCGATACTGTGGCTGCCCACCGCGTAGATCAGGTGGTCGTAGCCGGCCGCGCGGCCGTTCGTGAGCGTCACACTGCGCCCGGCCGCGTCGATGCGGGTCGCGGTGTCGACGACCAGCCGGACGCGGTCGGCCAGGACGTCGCGATAGTCGACGACCGCGTCATGGGTCCCGGCCACCAGCTGGTGCAGGCGAAGCCGCGGGACGAAGGTCGGACGCGGGTTGATCAGCGTCACGGATACGTCGTCGCGTTGCGTCAGGCGGTTGGCCGCCATGACGCCGGCGTACCCGCCGCCGACGACGAGGACCTCGGTGTGCGCAGTCACGGTGTCTCCCTCGTTGATGCCGATTCGGCCTCAAGACACCGCGGGCGCCGCCCGTGTGACACCGGGGCTCACCGCGCAACCGGGCGCAGCCCGTCGAGGATGATCCCGGCGAGGTGCGCGGAGCGCCGGCGGCTGGTCTCCGCCCCGGCGTGGCGGATCGCGGCGAACGCGCCCGCGACCAGCGCCATCACCTCGTCCGTGGTGGCGTCGGTGCGGACCGTGCCGGCCGCGTGCGCGCGGCCGAGCAGGCCTTCGACGTGACGCGCGAGGTCCGCCGCGAGGTCGGGCGCCGCGGTGCGCAGGTCGAACTCGGCGGCCGCCAGCGCGCTCTTCACGGCCGCGTTCTCCGCACCCGCGGCCATCATCCGGGACAGCAGCGTGAATAGAGCCGCGGGGTCGTCGCCCGCGGCAAGCCGTTCTGCCTCGTCCACCAACTGCTGCAGCATGTCGGTCGCGACCGCGAGGTACAGCGCTTCCTTGGCCGGGAAGTGCCGATGGACGGTGCCGGGGCCGACGCCCGCGCGGCGCGCGATCTCGTCGAGCGAGACGTTCAGACCCTCCTGGGCGAACATCTGCTGCGCCGTACGCAGCACCCGCTCCCGATTGCGGCGTGCGTCGGCGCGCAGCTCGTTCGGTTTGCCGGACATTGTGGAAACACCTTAACCGGTGCGTCGCCCCGGTTAGGCTCGACCTCGATAACCGGGGCGACGCACCGTTTAGGAGCCATGCCGATGACCACGCACGAGGACACCGCCGCCTTGATCCGGCAGATGCAGGAGTGCTTCAACAGCCGCCAGTTCGACCGCGCCGCTGACCTGCACACGCCCGGGTTCTACAGCCATCCGCTCGGCGCCACCGGGTTCGCGGCGGGCAGGGACGCCTGGCGCATGCTCACGGCCCGCTACCCCGAGATCCGCGTCGTGGCCCAGGACATCCTGGTCGACGGTGACAGGGCCGCCGTCCGCTCGACCGTCGAAGGCATCACGAGCGGCGCAGCGCCCGAGCTGTTCGAGATCTTCCGCATCGACGGCGGCCGGTTCGCCGAGATGTGGGGCGCCAGCACGGGCTTCCGG
The sequence above is a segment of the Cryptosporangium aurantiacum genome. Coding sequences within it:
- a CDS encoding TetR/AcrR family transcriptional regulator translates to MSGKPNELRADARRNRERVLRTAQQMFAQEGLNVSLDEIARRAGVGPGTVHRHFPAKEALYLAVATDMLQQLVDEAERLAAGDDPAALFTLLSRMMAAGAENAAVKSALAAAEFDLRTAAPDLAADLARHVEGLLGRAHAAGTVRTDATTDEVMALVAGAFAAIRHAGAETSRRRSAHLAGIILDGLRPVAR
- a CDS encoding nuclear transport factor 2 family protein, which encodes MTTHEDTAALIRQMQECFNSRQFDRAADLHTPGFYSHPLGATGFAAGRDAWRMLTARYPEIRVVAQDILVDGDRAAVRSTVEGITSGAAPELFEIFRIDGGRFAEMWGASTGFRAAASPEDVVG
- a CDS encoding NAD(P)/FAD-dependent oxidoreductase, whose product is MTAHTEVLVVGGGYAGVMAANRLTQRDDVSVTLINPRPTFVPRLRLHQLVAGTHDAVVDYRDVLADRVRLVVDTATRIDAAGRSVTLTNGRAAGYDHLIYAVGSHSIEARVPGADEFAHPIATLEAAQRLRSIVEAVPATAALTVIGAGPTGLETAAELAEQGRRVTLVSGGVLGPYLHPRARRTASRRFAALGVTVVDGPDAKVTAVTRDSVHLRDGRELPSAVTIWTAGFGVPDLATRSGLRTDNAGRLVTDETLTSVDDEHIVAAGDSAAPSGLPFRMSAYAAGCLGAHAADTVLRRLAGTPPTAARVFFPAMCISFGRGAGIYQIAHRDDTAMRLFVSGRPGAKLKEFACESSVKHLINEARKPGSHRWLKNDNRPQLLAGAPA
- a CDS encoding DsbA family oxidoreductase produces the protein MNYYADVLCPWCYIGHRRLRAATAGRPGSVHRRAFELAPALSREPGTTAAEQMADASWWGRNAEARIAEIRATGASEGVELNLHLARPVNSFDAHRLVKLAAAHDRDDEVLEAVLFGYHTEGRNIADHAVLEDIGVAAGLERRDVRSTLAGSAFGADVRADERAARSSGVTGVPSLVIDGAPPVSGVLPVDALADLIA
- a CDS encoding LLM class flavin-dependent oxidoreductase; protein product: MDIGIGLPTHAPWGDGRRFVEWARRAEAHGFGSVAVSDRLLWSTPEPLTVLAAVAGATDRIRLQTSVLLAPLRANPLLFAKSVLTLDHLAGPDRLRLGLATGFREDDFTASGVPYRTRGARFDDLLLQLDDAFNDRAGLGLPPATTGGPPLLFGGTSAAALRRTAARGAGWLAGTASVQDLDEFVPALRAAWAAAGRTGAPRVVASAMFALGPDAKAAVDRAIAPYYAFAGEDWAREGVETALTSADQIAATVAEFAKHGCDELILTGNDPDPDQVDLLAEALRGRLRPGSTH